DNA from Deltaproteobacteria bacterium:
CTGCGGCCTCCGGCTCCTCGCCGAACAACACCTGCGTCGCGGCGGGGCTGTCGTCGTCATCGAGCGCTTCGGCGGCGACGGGCTGGAGCGTGTCCGCGTTCTCGTCGTCCTCTTCGTCGGCCATCACCACGCCGGAATCTTCCGCGGCGAGCTCGACGCGCGTCATCGCGTCGTCGCCGAGCGGGTCGCTTTCGATCTCGTCGCTGGCACTGAGCTCGAGATCCTCGGCGCTGCCGAACGAGAGCGCGTCGTCGGCACTCGCGCGACGCGACGGATTCGGCTCGGTGACTTCTTCGGACATGAAGTCGAAGGGCTCGTCCTCGCCGAAGATCGGATCGGGCGCGGCGAGCACCGGCGCCGGCGCACTCGCCGCCGCACTCGGCGCGGGCGGCGGAGAGGCCGCGGCGAGACGTGCGTTCACCATCTCCACGAGCGACTGCGCTTCGAACGGCTTCGTGATGTGCCCGTCGGAACCGACGTCGCGCGCCTTGTTCTCGTCGAACGCTTCGAAGGTGCCCGTGAGGAGCAGCACCGGGATGTGGCGCAGGCTCGGGTCGGCCTTCACCTGGCGGCACACTTCGTAGCCGCTGAGCTGCGGCATCACGACATCGGCGAGGATCAAGTCCGGGCGAAGCTCTTTCGCCTTCGCGACGGCGGCGGCGCCGTTGTCGACTGCGACGAGCGCGATGTCCTCGCTCGCGAGACTGATTCCGACGACTTTCTGGATCGTGACGCTGTCGTCCGCGAGAAGCAGGGTCTTCGGCATCTCCCGTCCTTTCCGAGCTCCGCTCTTCCTTCGGCTCACTGCACACGATCTGCGCCGCTGCACGGCGCGGATCGCTGCGGCCTCCCGAGCCGCGTTCGATCGCGACAATGCTTGCGGATCCCGAGCCGCATCGGTCGGGGCTCGGTCCCACGGTTTTTCGTATCGACCTCGCGTATGCAAGAGTGAAGGCGAACTCGGGTTCGCGCACGCGAAAAACGCGACGGACGGCTCGGCGCCCGCAGCACGCCGGCCCGTCAAGTCCCTCCGAGCGTGGCCCGATAGGGGAAGGCAGCGACCGGAGGCCGGAGCGCGAGATGATTCTGAGAGCGGCCGCACGCAGCGATGTCGGGATGCGCCGGCGAGGGAACGAGGACCGCTTTGCGCTCGTGCCCGAGCAGGGGCTCTATCTCGTCGCGGACGGCATGGGCGGACACACCGCGGGCCAGATCGCGAGCCAGCTCGCCGCCGAAGCGGCTGCTCGCGCCATCAACGCGCTCGAAGGCGCCTCGGCCGCGCCCAGCGAAAAGCTGCGCATGGTCGTGACCGCCGCGAACCGCGCGATCTACCTCGCGGCGCAGCGCCAGCCCGAGTACGCCGGCATGGGCACCACGATCGTGGCGGTGCTCGCGGCCGGGGAGCGCTGTGCGCTCGCGCACGTGGGCGACAGCCGCGCCTACCTCGTGCGCCGCGGCCGCATCCGTCAGCTCACCGACGACCACTCGATCGTGGGCGAGCTGCTGCGCCGCCACGAGATCTCCGCCGACGCCGCGCGCGAGCATCCGCACCGCCACGTGCTGACGCGCGCGCTCGGCGTGCGCGAGAGCGTCGAGCCCGATCTCGCGGAGCTCACGCCGGCGCCCGGCGACGTGTTCGTGCTGTGCTCCGACGGCCTCACGAATCACGTCGAAGATGGCGAGCTCGCGAAGTTCGTCAGCGAGACGAGCGACCTGCAGGAAGCGTGCGAGGACCTCGTCGACCTCGCCAACGGCCGCGGCGGCGAGGACAACGTCACCGTCGTGCTCGCGCGCGTCGACGCCGAATGAGGCGAATGCCGAGCCGTCGCGAGCGACGGCCCGGGTGCTACATGCGCTCGATCGTGTTCTTCAGCTTCGAGCGCAGCCGCAGCACCGACTTCGTGTGGATCTGGCACACGCGCGACTCGGTGATGCCGAGGATGTTCCCGATCTCTTTCATGTTGAGGTCTTCGTAGTAGTAGAGCGAGATCACGAGGCGCTCCTTC
Protein-coding regions in this window:
- a CDS encoding Stp1/IreP family PP2C-type Ser/Thr phosphatase, coding for MILRAAARSDVGMRRRGNEDRFALVPEQGLYLVADGMGGHTAGQIASQLAAEAAARAINALEGASAAPSEKLRMVVTAANRAIYLAAQRQPEYAGMGTTIVAVLAAGERCALAHVGDSRAYLVRRGRIRQLTDDHSIVGELLRRHEISADAAREHPHRHVLTRALGVRESVEPDLAELTPAPGDVFVLCSDGLTNHVEDGELAKFVSETSDLQEACEDLVDLANGRGGEDNVTVVLARVDAE
- a CDS encoding sigma-70 family RNA polymerase sigma factor — its product is MSRSSSSASRARAASTTRKAENPFASLKVQEMRSVVADTIATLPEKERLVISLYYYEDLNMKEIGNILGITESRVCQIHTKSVLRLRSKLKNTIERM